One segment of Halomonas sp. TD01 DNA contains the following:
- a CDS encoding Lrp/AsnC family transcriptional regulator, which yields MDAIDRRILDQLQRDSSLTNQALADEIGLSPSACLKRVNRLRDAGIIAREVAVLNPDALGQCLHMVVEVTMERDNKLLYQRFLTSAVNAPEVKQCYQVTGECDFVLIVTVADLDEYDRFCDSVLYADDNLRKFRTLLSRKRHKFDTSVQLSR from the coding sequence ATGGACGCCATTGATCGACGAATTCTTGACCAGCTTCAGCGTGACTCCAGCCTGACCAATCAAGCATTAGCAGATGAGATAGGGCTTTCACCCTCTGCCTGTTTAAAGCGAGTTAATCGATTGCGCGATGCTGGAATCATTGCGCGCGAGGTGGCTGTGCTCAACCCTGACGCCCTAGGCCAGTGCCTTCACATGGTGGTGGAAGTCACCATGGAGCGGGATAACAAGTTGCTCTACCAGCGGTTCTTGACGTCAGCGGTCAACGCCCCTGAAGTGAAGCAGTGCTATCAAGTAACTGGCGAGTGTGATTTTGTGTTGATCGTGACAGTCGCTGATTTAGATGAGTACGACCGCTTTTGCGACAGCGTGCTCTATGCCGACGACAACCTACGCAAGTTCCGCACATTACTGTCGAGAAAACGCCATAAGTTTGATACGTCCGTACAGCTCAGCCGTTGA
- a CDS encoding TetR/AcrR family transcriptional regulator yields MARTQDEIRQTNVKKILLAAEQLFAEKGYAGASMGEIAQLADLPKSNVHYYFSTKKALYQEVLLALLEIWKQDALCFELYDDPRVVLSTYIRAKMTHSRYRAHGSKIWAAEVMQGAPILKERLRDNLYEWAKLKESKIREWVESGQINPVEPSYLLYMIWASTQHYADFDYQIYLLNDDKPLDDLQFEKAVQSVTSVILRGIGLTA; encoded by the coding sequence GTGGCGAGAACACAGGACGAAATTCGGCAAACCAACGTAAAAAAGATTCTTCTGGCGGCTGAGCAATTGTTTGCTGAAAAAGGCTATGCCGGAGCGTCGATGGGGGAAATTGCCCAGCTGGCTGATCTGCCAAAATCCAACGTGCACTACTATTTTTCCACTAAAAAGGCGCTTTACCAGGAAGTGCTGCTAGCGCTGCTGGAAATCTGGAAACAGGACGCGCTGTGCTTTGAGCTTTACGACGACCCGCGAGTGGTGCTTTCTACCTACATTCGCGCCAAAATGACCCATTCCCGCTACCGTGCTCACGGCTCGAAAATCTGGGCGGCGGAAGTGATGCAGGGCGCACCCATTCTAAAAGAGCGCCTGCGCGATAACTTATACGAATGGGCCAAATTGAAAGAGTCGAAAATTCGCGAATGGGTCGAGTCCGGCCAAATTAACCCCGTTGAACCCTCTTATCTGCTTTATATGATTTGGGCATCGACCCAGCACTACGCTGACTTCGACTACCAAATCTATCTGCTTAACGACGATAAACCCTTAGACGATCTGCAATTCGAAAAAGCCGTACAGTCGGTAACCTCGGTGATTTTGCGGGGGATTGGATTGACGGCGTGA
- a CDS encoding aspartate aminotransferase family protein produces MFGLQNNTTPQAFIDEENASPSVLNQHFWMPFSANRDFRANPRMITGAEGRYYIDDQGRKLFDSLSGLWTCGAGHNREEIQKAVAAQLGTLDFAPGFQIGHPLAFKLAEKVASLTPAGLDHVFFTNSGSEAADTSVKMAKAYWRLKGKPEKTRMIGRAKGYHGVNIGGTSLGGIGGNRKHYGQLMDVTHLPHTLQAGHTFTRGQAETGAELADALLDQIALHDASTIAAVIVEPMSGSAGVIVPPKGYLDRLREICTAHDILLIFDEVITAFGRSGATTGAEAFGVTPDIMNVAKQITNGAIPMGAVIASSEIFDTFMHAGGAQHAIEFPHGYTYSAHPVACAAGLAALEMMERDNFPAQVSAIAPAFEQKLHALKGRNHIVDIRNYGLAGALQLAPRDGDPTIRPRDAHLALWEAGFYVRYGGDTLQFGPPFGSTDAELERLFDAVATTLDSLA; encoded by the coding sequence ATGTTTGGCCTACAAAACAACACGACCCCTCAGGCGTTTATTGACGAAGAAAACGCTTCTCCCAGCGTGCTTAATCAGCACTTTTGGATGCCGTTTAGCGCTAACCGTGATTTCCGTGCCAACCCGCGCATGATTACTGGCGCGGAAGGGCGCTATTACATCGATGACCAGGGCCGTAAGCTGTTTGATTCACTCTCTGGCTTATGGACCTGCGGCGCGGGCCACAATCGTGAAGAAATTCAAAAAGCGGTGGCGGCGCAGTTGGGTACCCTCGACTTTGCGCCAGGCTTTCAAATTGGCCATCCGCTGGCGTTCAAACTGGCGGAAAAAGTGGCGAGCCTTACACCTGCTGGCTTGGATCATGTGTTTTTCACTAACTCTGGTTCAGAAGCCGCTGATACCTCTGTCAAAATGGCCAAGGCCTACTGGCGGCTAAAAGGTAAGCCCGAGAAGACACGCATGATTGGCCGTGCCAAGGGCTATCACGGGGTGAACATTGGTGGCACCAGCCTGGGTGGTATCGGTGGCAATCGTAAACACTACGGCCAATTGATGGACGTAACGCATCTGCCGCACACGCTGCAGGCAGGTCACACCTTCACCCGTGGTCAAGCCGAAACCGGCGCTGAACTTGCTGATGCGCTGCTTGATCAAATCGCCCTGCACGATGCATCCACCATTGCGGCGGTGATCGTTGAGCCGATGTCTGGCTCTGCTGGGGTGATTGTGCCGCCCAAAGGCTATCTGGATCGGCTGCGCGAAATCTGTACCGCCCACGATATTTTGCTGATATTCGATGAGGTAATCACTGCTTTTGGTCGCAGTGGCGCAACCACCGGCGCAGAAGCGTTTGGTGTTACGCCGGATATCATGAACGTTGCCAAGCAGATCACCAACGGCGCTATTCCTATGGGCGCGGTGATTGCTTCCAGTGAAATTTTCGACACTTTTATGCACGCTGGCGGCGCCCAACACGCTATTGAGTTTCCTCACGGTTACACCTACAGCGCCCACCCTGTCGCTTGTGCGGCTGGCTTAGCGGCACTCGAAATGATGGAGCGTGACAACTTCCCCGCTCAGGTAAGTGCTATCGCGCCCGCTTTTGAGCAAAAGCTGCACGCTCTAAAAGGCCGCAATCACATTGTTGATATTCGTAACTATGGCTTAGCGGGTGCACTTCAATTGGCGCCCCGAGATGGCGACCCCACCATTCGCCCTAGGGATGCCCATTTAGCCTTGTGGGAAGCTGGGTTTTACGTGCGCTATGGCGGCGACACGCTGCAGTTCGGCCCTCCGTTTGGCTCCACAGACGCTGAGTTAGAGCGGCTGTTTGATGCCGTTGCCACCACCCTGGATTCGTTGGCATAA
- a CDS encoding CoA-acylating methylmalonate-semialdehyde dehydrogenase, producing MSVVSHLINGELIDSQRTLDVTNPSTGKVIRQVADASAADVERAIAAAQAAFPAWRDTPPAKRAQVMYRFKQLLEEHADRLVQLVSEEHGKTPEDAMGELKRGIENVEYACGVPELLKGEYSHNVGPGIDAWSNFQPLGVVAGITPFNFPAMVPLWMYPMAIACGNTFILKPSEKDPSAAMAVAELLQEAGLPKGVMNVVHGSREAVETLLDAKAVKAISFVGSTPVAEAIYSRGSAAGKRVQALGGAKNHAVVLPDADLENAANTLMGAAYGSCGERCMAISVAVCVGDETADRLVETLLPKIAELKVGPGTDKGLDMGPLVTAEHRDKVLGYIEDGVKAGASLVADGRELKIAGHEDGYFVGGCLFDNVTAEMCIYQEEIFGPVLCVVRVGSLDDAMQLINDHEYGNGTCLFTRDGEAARRFTDGIEVGMVGVNVPLPVPVAYHSFGGWKRSLFGDLHAYGPDSVRFYTRRKAVSQRWPSVSEATRAEFSFPTNQR from the coding sequence ATGAGTGTTGTTTCCCATCTAATTAACGGTGAATTAATCGACAGCCAGCGCACGCTGGACGTGACCAATCCCTCAACGGGTAAAGTGATTCGCCAAGTGGCGGACGCCAGCGCCGCCGACGTAGAGCGGGCTATTGCCGCCGCCCAAGCTGCGTTTCCCGCTTGGCGAGATACGCCACCAGCTAAGCGCGCCCAAGTGATGTACCGCTTCAAGCAATTGCTTGAGGAACACGCCGACCGCTTGGTGCAACTGGTCAGTGAAGAGCACGGTAAAACCCCTGAAGATGCGATGGGTGAACTGAAGCGCGGAATCGAAAATGTCGAGTATGCCTGCGGTGTGCCTGAGCTACTAAAAGGTGAGTATTCCCACAACGTCGGGCCGGGCATTGATGCATGGTCGAATTTCCAGCCCTTGGGCGTAGTGGCGGGCATTACGCCGTTTAACTTTCCTGCCATGGTGCCGCTGTGGATGTATCCGATGGCGATTGCTTGCGGCAACACCTTTATTCTCAAGCCTTCGGAAAAAGATCCTTCGGCGGCGATGGCGGTAGCCGAGCTGTTGCAAGAAGCAGGGTTGCCAAAAGGCGTGATGAATGTGGTGCACGGTAGTCGCGAAGCGGTGGAAACGCTGCTGGATGCTAAGGCCGTTAAAGCTATTTCATTTGTTGGCTCAACGCCGGTAGCGGAAGCTATCTACTCCCGTGGTTCGGCCGCTGGCAAACGCGTTCAGGCTCTGGGTGGGGCGAAGAACCATGCCGTGGTGCTTCCAGACGCCGATTTGGAAAACGCCGCCAATACACTGATGGGGGCGGCTTACGGAAGTTGTGGTGAGCGCTGCATGGCGATTTCGGTGGCGGTGTGCGTGGGTGACGAGACGGCAGATCGTCTAGTTGAAACGCTGCTGCCTAAAATTGCTGAGCTCAAGGTGGGGCCGGGAACCGATAAAGGCTTGGATATGGGCCCGCTGGTGACGGCAGAGCACCGTGACAAGGTATTGGGCTATATCGAAGACGGCGTAAAGGCAGGCGCGTCGCTAGTGGCCGATGGCCGTGAGCTGAAAATCGCGGGTCATGAAGACGGCTATTTCGTCGGCGGTTGCCTGTTCGATAACGTCACTGCTGAGATGTGCATTTACCAGGAAGAGATTTTCGGGCCAGTGCTGTGCGTGGTACGGGTCGGCAGCCTAGATGACGCTATGCAATTGATTAACGACCATGAATACGGCAATGGCACCTGCCTGTTTACTCGCGATGGCGAGGCTGCTCGACGCTTTACCGATGGCATCGAAGTGGGCATGGTGGGTGTTAACGTGCCGCTTCCCGTGCCGGTGGCCTACCACAGCTTTGGCGGCTGGAAGCGCTCATTGTTTGGCGACCTTCACGCCTATGGCCCTGACTCTGTGCGCTTCTATACCCGCCGAAAAGCGGTTTCCCAGCGCTGGCCTTCGGTGAGCGAAGCCACTCGTGCCGAGTTTTCGTTTCCCACTAACCAACGTTGA